Proteins co-encoded in one Natrinema sp. CBA1119 genomic window:
- a CDS encoding FAD-binding oxidoreductase, translating into MQRDPDSSYDCTFLDDAVTDGRVAHGTSVREQYASDESPHTGRVPDAVVWPASTDEVAAVLAAANERGVPVTPRSGGSGLEGNAIPTAGGIVLSTAEMDHVEVSPDDMQVTVGAGVVYDDLNERLASHGLRFAPGISSGDVATIGGMVATNASGFNAVRYGETRDHVRHLEAVTADGRVVDCGRGVVKTSAGYSLKDLFVGSEGTLGVVTEVTLGLVGIPEYRRAALVTFPSRVDASGAVADAIGSALVPGAIEFIDTTAIKMLNAYHDDVSFEERPTLIIELHANNSGIEEDLAFAKAICEDHGMLSWEAAGEENLDDIWQARRDKYPATQSYREGWEVALVGDVVVPISRYPDIVEEVSRVSEELDLLTSCVGHAGDGNLHFTSLVDPDDEEMVERAHELNERVVRKAIALGGTSTGEHGVGIGKRQFMAEEHGQALDLMRSVKETFDPNGILNPGKVLPDV; encoded by the coding sequence ATGCAACGGGACCCCGACTCGAGCTACGACTGCACGTTTCTCGACGATGCGGTCACTGACGGACGCGTCGCACACGGAACGAGCGTTCGCGAACAGTACGCGTCCGACGAGAGTCCGCACACCGGGCGAGTACCGGACGCCGTCGTCTGGCCGGCGTCGACCGACGAGGTCGCCGCCGTCCTCGCGGCGGCGAACGAGCGCGGCGTGCCGGTCACGCCGCGCTCGGGCGGCTCGGGTCTCGAGGGCAACGCCATCCCGACCGCCGGCGGCATCGTCCTCAGCACGGCCGAGATGGACCACGTCGAGGTCTCGCCGGACGACATGCAAGTGACCGTCGGCGCGGGGGTCGTCTACGACGATCTGAACGAGCGACTGGCCTCCCACGGACTGCGGTTTGCGCCCGGCATCTCGAGTGGCGACGTGGCGACGATCGGCGGGATGGTCGCGACGAACGCGAGCGGCTTCAACGCGGTCCGCTACGGCGAGACGCGCGACCACGTCCGTCACCTCGAGGCGGTCACCGCCGACGGGCGCGTCGTCGACTGCGGGAGGGGCGTCGTCAAGACGTCCGCGGGCTACAGTCTGAAGGATCTCTTCGTCGGGAGCGAGGGCACCCTCGGCGTCGTCACCGAGGTGACGCTCGGTCTCGTGGGGATCCCCGAGTACCGGCGGGCGGCGCTGGTAACGTTTCCCTCGCGCGTCGACGCGTCCGGGGCCGTCGCGGACGCGATCGGCTCGGCGCTGGTCCCCGGTGCGATCGAGTTCATCGACACCACGGCGATCAAGATGCTGAACGCGTACCACGACGACGTGTCCTTCGAGGAGCGACCGACGCTGATCATCGAGTTGCACGCGAACAACAGCGGGATCGAGGAGGACCTCGCGTTCGCGAAGGCGATTTGTGAAGATCACGGGATGCTCTCGTGGGAGGCGGCGGGCGAGGAGAACCTGGACGATATCTGGCAGGCTCGCCGCGACAAGTACCCGGCGACGCAAAGCTATCGAGAGGGGTGGGAAGTCGCGCTGGTCGGTGACGTGGTCGTGCCGATCTCGCGCTACCCCGACATCGTCGAGGAGGTCTCTCGAGTCAGCGAGGAACTCGACCTGTTGACGTCCTGCGTCGGCCACGCCGGGGACGGGAACCTCCACTTCACGTCGCTGGTCGATCCCGACGATGAGGAGATGGTCGAACGGGCACACGAGTTGAACGAGCGCGTCGTCCGGAAGGCAATCGCGCTCGGCGGCACCTCGACCGGTGAACACGGTGTCGGCATCGGGAAGCGGCAGTTCATGGCCGAGGAGCACGGCCAGGCGCTCGATCTCATGCGATCGGTCAAGGAGACGTTCGATCCGAACGGAATCTTGAATCCCGGGAAGGTGCTTCCGGACGTTTAG
- a CDS encoding 3-keto-5-aminohexanoate cleavage protein: MSYQTYLEGGKLILTVPTTGGVQGKEANPNLPEQPDEIAETARECEKLGAAIVHLHGRDEHGERDAGRLQEINDAVRERCDDIIIQNTTGGTGIPLEQRAEGIRTDPLPEMASLDMGPMNRYQHITSENTRHMIDTLAAEMQEKGIKPEMEVFNNGHMNEVHRLIDKGLLEEPYYINIIFGPGTLTPPTPENMVNMVNNLPENSIFNVLAIGPHQLPLTTMGIVMGGHVRIGMEDNLYYRRGEPAESNAQLVERTVRIADELDRGLATPAEARELLEIPTR; the protein is encoded by the coding sequence ATGAGTTACCAGACCTACCTCGAGGGCGGGAAGCTGATCCTGACCGTCCCGACGACGGGCGGCGTGCAGGGAAAGGAGGCGAACCCGAACCTGCCGGAACAGCCCGACGAGATCGCCGAGACAGCCCGGGAGTGTGAGAAACTCGGCGCGGCGATCGTTCACCTGCACGGCCGGGACGAACACGGCGAGCGCGACGCGGGTCGCCTCCAGGAGATCAACGATGCCGTTCGCGAGCGCTGTGACGATATCATCATCCAGAACACGACCGGTGGGACGGGAATCCCGCTCGAGCAGCGAGCCGAGGGGATTCGGACCGATCCGCTGCCGGAGATGGCATCGCTCGACATGGGGCCGATGAATCGGTATCAGCACATCACCTCGGAGAACACGCGTCACATGATCGATACGCTGGCCGCGGAGATGCAAGAGAAGGGGATCAAACCGGAGATGGAGGTGTTCAACAACGGCCACATGAACGAGGTCCACCGCCTCATCGACAAGGGACTGCTCGAGGAACCGTACTACATCAACATCATCTTCGGGCCGGGAACGCTGACGCCGCCGACGCCGGAGAACATGGTCAACATGGTGAACAACCTCCCGGAGAACTCGATCTTTAACGTGCTCGCGATCGGTCCCCATCAGCTCCCGCTGACGACGATGGGGATCGTGATGGGCGGCCACGTTCGCATCGGCATGGAGGACAACCTCTACTACCGCCGGGGCGAACCCGCCGAGAGCAACGCCCAGCTCGTCGAGCGAACGGTTCGCATCGCCGACGAACTCGACCGCGGACTCGCGACGCCTGCGGAGGCGCGCGAACTGCTCGAGATTCCGACCCGGTGA
- a CDS encoding 3-hydroxyacyl-CoA dehydrogenase family protein, whose protein sequence is MDDQPSTDREIASRPAIIGAGTMGRNIAVASAVGGRPVTLFDVDEDALADAENEIRSTVGTVVNRGLGDTTDVSAVRDRVTYAIELPAAVGNAPLIIEAVTEDHEVKATVYEEIERHAASDATIATNTSSLSITELASTLDRPERFCGTHWFHPAHIVPVVEVVYGEHTADETVDAAAGFLESIGKDPVVVEQDVPGFIANRIQSAMAREAWALLEAGVASAEDIDRAVKGTFGFRLPTLGVLEKGDHSGLDVHHTVLSELLDEIDSRPEPPAVLTELVDEGRVGRKAGRGVYDWSATDRDEVTAERDQRLLDQLEVYRAASDPPETADDSESSTRDP, encoded by the coding sequence ATGGACGACCAGCCGTCAACGGATCGGGAGATAGCGTCCCGTCCCGCGATCATCGGTGCCGGAACGATGGGTCGGAACATCGCCGTGGCCAGCGCGGTCGGCGGCCGGCCCGTCACGCTGTTCGACGTCGACGAGGACGCGCTGGCGGACGCGGAGAACGAGATCCGATCGACCGTCGGGACAGTCGTCAACCGCGGTCTGGGGGACACGACTGACGTCTCGGCCGTCCGCGATCGCGTCACGTACGCGATCGAACTGCCAGCTGCAGTCGGGAACGCGCCCCTGATCATCGAAGCGGTGACCGAGGACCACGAGGTGAAAGCGACCGTCTACGAGGAGATCGAACGCCACGCGGCGTCCGATGCGACGATCGCGACGAACACGTCCTCGCTGTCGATCACGGAACTCGCGTCGACGCTTGACCGTCCCGAGCGGTTCTGCGGAACCCACTGGTTTCACCCGGCCCACATCGTGCCGGTCGTCGAGGTCGTCTACGGCGAGCACACCGCCGACGAAACCGTCGACGCCGCTGCGGGCTTCCTCGAGTCAATCGGCAAGGATCCCGTCGTCGTCGAGCAGGACGTGCCGGGATTCATCGCAAACCGGATCCAGTCGGCGATGGCCCGCGAGGCGTGGGCACTGCTCGAGGCCGGCGTCGCCAGCGCCGAGGACATCGACCGTGCGGTCAAGGGGACGTTCGGCTTCCGGCTCCCGACGCTCGGCGTCCTCGAGAAGGGCGATCACTCGGGGCTCGACGTTCACCACACGGTCCTCTCCGAGTTGCTCGACGAGATCGACTCGCGACCGGAGCCGCCGGCCGTGCTCACGGAACTCGTCGATGAGGGTCGCGTTGGCCGCAAGGCCGGCCGTGGCGTCTACGACTGGTCGGCGACGGACCGCGACGAGGTGACCGCCGAGCGCGACCAGCGTCTCCTCGATCAACTCGAGGTCTATCGAGCCGCGAGCGACCCGCCCGAGACGGCCGACGATTCCGAGTCGTCGACCCGCGATCCGTGA
- a CDS encoding universal stress protein, producing the protein MYHIVIPIDKEGTRSAAAVQFVADLCDESGLGVDSEELSVTVVNVFKEFKAVDDGGNVRSEDLYDESEFPDSVERIREQFAEAGIEADLVRRHGDPGDEIAEYAEEVDADTIVIPGRKRSPVGKAVFGSVTQDVILNADRPVTIV; encoded by the coding sequence ATGTACCACATCGTCATCCCGATCGACAAAGAGGGGACGCGATCGGCGGCCGCCGTCCAGTTCGTCGCCGATCTCTGCGACGAGTCGGGTCTCGGCGTCGACTCCGAGGAACTCTCCGTCACGGTCGTGAACGTGTTCAAGGAATTCAAAGCGGTCGACGACGGCGGAAACGTCCGCTCCGAGGACCTCTACGACGAAAGCGAGTTCCCCGACTCGGTCGAACGCATCCGAGAGCAGTTCGCCGAGGCGGGTATCGAGGCGGATCTCGTTCGCCGGCACGGCGACCCCGGCGACGAGATCGCCGAATATGCCGAGGAGGTCGACGCCGATACCATCGTGATCCCGGGTCGGAAGCGGTCGCCGGTCGGCAAGGCGGTGTTCGGAAGCGTCACTCAGGACGTTATTCTCAACGCCGATCGGCCAGTCACGATCGTCTAG
- a CDS encoding gamma-glutamyltransferase family protein, giving the protein MDTTPDLDQFTSRRSTVYATRGVVATSQPLAAAAGVATLRDGGNAFDAAVSTAAALNVVEPTSTGLGGDVFALYRTADGEIGALRSCGGAPSSATLDDVRRQVADEADVDPNDAMMPEYGPLTVTVPGTARGWERTVEELGELSLERALESAIEYATEGFPVSEIIAQQWAEAADVLRGADARAAYLPDGRAPTVGERVRLPRLGETMQRIADEGADVVYEGDIADEIVSEVRSRGGFLSHDDLASFEPEFVDPISTTYGGAEIYELPPNNQGLVALEALNVAEALEAGEQPPDSPERIHLAAEATKRALTDGLHHVTDPEFADVPTLASKSYASDRSAEIGSNATDDVAVGVPNDRAEDADTVLLTVADEAGNVVSYINSRFKDFGSGVVAGDTGIALQNRGSSFSLDPEHPNRFEPGKRPFHTLIPGLARFDEDDWAAFGVMGGYMQPQGHLQVLMNLIDDGMSIQAALDFPRWRYQMNGQLAVEGRFDGSVLTKLARRGHDVRVMPPPHFGGGQITRNANDVLSGGTDPRKDGAAIGF; this is encoded by the coding sequence ATGGACACGACGCCAGACCTCGACCAGTTCACCTCGCGGCGATCGACGGTGTACGCCACCCGCGGCGTCGTCGCCACGAGCCAGCCCCTCGCTGCGGCGGCCGGTGTCGCAACGTTGCGGGACGGCGGCAACGCGTTCGACGCGGCGGTTTCGACCGCCGCAGCGTTAAACGTCGTCGAACCGACCTCGACCGGCCTCGGCGGGGACGTGTTCGCGCTCTATCGAACCGCCGACGGCGAGATCGGCGCGCTTCGAAGCTGCGGGGGCGCACCGTCGTCGGCGACGCTCGATGACGTTCGCCGGCAGGTCGCCGACGAGGCGGACGTCGATCCCAACGACGCTATGATGCCCGAGTACGGCCCGCTGACGGTGACCGTCCCCGGAACGGCTCGCGGCTGGGAGCGGACCGTCGAGGAACTCGGCGAACTGAGCCTCGAGCGCGCGCTCGAGTCGGCGATCGAGTACGCGACCGAAGGGTTCCCAGTCTCGGAGATCATCGCCCAGCAGTGGGCCGAGGCGGCCGACGTTCTGCGCGGGGCCGACGCGCGGGCGGCGTACCTCCCCGACGGTCGCGCGCCGACCGTCGGCGAGCGCGTCCGCCTCCCCCGGCTCGGTGAGACGATGCAGCGTATCGCCGACGAGGGCGCAGACGTCGTCTACGAAGGCGACATCGCGGACGAGATAGTCTCCGAAGTCCGATCGCGCGGCGGGTTCCTCTCGCACGACGACCTTGCGTCGTTCGAGCCGGAGTTCGTCGATCCCATCAGCACGACCTACGGCGGCGCGGAGATCTACGAGCTCCCGCCGAACAATCAGGGGCTCGTCGCCCTCGAGGCGCTCAACGTCGCCGAGGCGCTCGAGGCGGGCGAGCAGCCACCCGACTCGCCCGAACGGATCCACCTCGCCGCCGAGGCGACCAAGCGCGCCCTGACCGACGGTCTCCACCACGTCACCGATCCCGAGTTCGCGGACGTTCCGACGCTCGCATCGAAATCCTACGCAAGCGATCGTTCCGCGGAGATCGGTTCGAACGCCACGGACGACGTTGCGGTCGGCGTTCCGAACGACCGCGCCGAAGACGCTGACACCGTGTTGCTGACGGTCGCCGACGAGGCGGGAAACGTCGTCTCCTACATCAACTCCCGGTTCAAGGACTTCGGCAGCGGCGTCGTCGCCGGCGACACCGGCATCGCCCTGCAGAACCGGGGGAGTTCGTTCTCTCTCGACCCCGAACATCCGAACCGCTTCGAGCCCGGAAAGCGACCGTTCCATACGCTTATCCCCGGCCTCGCGCGGTTCGACGAGGACGACTGGGCCGCGTTCGGCGTCATGGGCGGCTACATGCAACCGCAGGGCCACCTCCAGGTACTGATGAACCTCATCGACGACGGGATGTCGATTCAGGCGGCGCTCGACTTCCCGCGCTGGCGGTACCAGATGAACGGTCAGCTGGCCGTCGAAGGGCGCTTCGACGGCTCGGTGCTGACGAAACTCGCCCGACGCGGCCACGACGTTCGCGTCATGCCGCCGCCGCACTTCGGCGGCGGCCAGATCACGCGCAACGCCAACGACGTGCTCTCCGGCGGAACCGATCCGCGAAAGGACGGGGCTGCGATCGGGTTTTAA
- a CDS encoding SDR family oxidoreductase, with amino-acid sequence MDLQLDGDAALVTASSSGLGKASAKALAREGANVVLNGRDEDRLEAAREEISAVADGRVVVQPGDLTDPDDISALVSRTVDEFGGIDHLVTSAGGPASGPFLETTDEDWYHAYDLLVMSVVRLVREAADELRAGDGGNVVHITSRSVKEAIDSLVLSNSVRMGVIGLEKTLSRELAPEVRFNSVLPGPIETERISDLIEQSVERGEFDSYEEGLEAKGSANPLGRIGRPMELGNTVAFLCSPESAYINGITVPIDGGLGRSNI; translated from the coding sequence ATGGACTTGCAACTAGACGGTGACGCGGCACTCGTCACGGCATCGAGTAGCGGTCTCGGGAAAGCCTCGGCAAAAGCGCTCGCACGAGAGGGTGCAAACGTCGTACTCAACGGCCGCGACGAGGACCGGCTCGAGGCGGCCCGCGAGGAGATTTCGGCGGTCGCCGACGGCCGCGTCGTCGTGCAGCCGGGCGATCTGACCGACCCGGACGATATTTCGGCCCTCGTCTCGAGGACGGTCGACGAGTTCGGCGGGATCGATCATCTCGTAACGTCCGCGGGCGGCCCCGCGAGCGGTCCGTTCCTCGAGACGACCGACGAGGACTGGTACCACGCATACGACCTGCTCGTCATGAGCGTCGTGCGGCTGGTCCGTGAAGCGGCCGACGAATTGCGCGCGGGCGACGGGGGCAACGTCGTCCACATCACCTCCCGGAGCGTGAAGGAAGCCATCGACTCGCTCGTCCTCTCGAACTCGGTTCGAATGGGCGTCATCGGCCTCGAAAAGACCCTCTCGCGGGAACTCGCACCGGAGGTACGCTTCAACAGCGTGCTTCCCGGCCCGATCGAGACCGAGCGGATCAGCGACCTGATCGAACAGTCCGTCGAGCGCGGGGAGTTCGACTCCTACGAGGAGGGACTCGAGGCGAAGGGGAGTGCGAACCCGCTGGGACGGATCGGCCGACCGATGGAGCTCGGGAATACGGTCGCGTTCCTCTGCTCGCCGGAATCGGCGTATATCAACGGGATCACCGTCCCCATCGACGGGGGGCTCGGTCGATCGAACATCTGA